The following are encoded in a window of Labrus bergylta chromosome 16, fLabBer1.1, whole genome shotgun sequence genomic DNA:
- the znf281a gene encoding zinc finger protein 281 produces MSIIQDKLGNEFLHSNGSMDSNFGPGMIMFSHLPPVTSFTRLAAHSVMQDLPPHEMILKKERDSPDCSTGTHGGRMGCVGVGDYVHTLGIKQEKLSEHDYRLPVYPGGLGKSTELLEVTVSNNQSLLAHDLNMGNLPSQLVKEPTGRKGRRSNGDGQEGKPRKKRSEAKQSMMLDADGGSMSPGTKPHICEHCAASFRSSYHLRRHVLIHTGERPFRCSQCNMSFIQKYLLQRHEKIHSGEKPFSCDQCNMRFIQKYHMERHKRTHSGEKPYRCETCQQYFSRTDRLLKHKRTCGEAIKQGLDPAMMDMGCVDMGHGSYGITQGNAGNTGRKRGKSKNSGEGGERKKKKQQGDGGGLRVPHIQGVVSGGYSIHEFSLENQTVSSSTEPGAVMQQGHHSRSPKMAFKKANRKGLDKAGMGQAKAGSLEQTVGMDSLGLMQGNGAKGGPTSSNYDDAMQFIKKRRYLHAANNANSSGQVGVGGTSSEYEVSMGHLSSQQSVIQGGIDSDPPLSLDKSGIPDEVLQSLLEHYTQKTDGSHHDIHFDISDHHVDLNPVSTEGPDIGHNADNSSPSGDKNVMMNEYSRFLLQALERTSHSASFPLGPGTPSSGPFTSSHSGNPIYVDKNIYTTSPLECGFGQSAGSPSLPSSVPKSHFAMLTSSSPQHGFHLSSLEASTHQQLTPSQELSDQMDKHHSSTPPSSYQISPSDLSSQKDHRPVKNGTVVYHLAPSQDLASLDSSKPSYQIENFAQAFGRGGLSYGTDSGGEVDHRIRTSVSEFSGYTSLLSDVNEPVSTGSKTATSQSYR; encoded by the exons ATGAGCATCATTCAGGACAAACTAGGCAATGAATTCCTGCACTCCAACGGGAGCATGGACTCCAATTTCGGCCCAGGCATGATTATGTTCAGCCATCTCCCCCCGGTGACCAGCTTCACCCGGCTGGCTGCCCACTCTGTCATGCAGGACCTTCCGCCTCATGAAATGATCCTGAAGAAGGAGCGTGACTCACCTGACTGCAGCACGGGCACCCATGGTGGCCGCATGGGATGTGTAGGGGTGGGAGACTATGTTCACACCCTGGGCATCAAGCAGGAGAAGCTGTCAGAGCATGATTACCGCCTGCCTGTGTACCCTGGAGGCCTCGGGAAGAGCACAGAACTACTGGAGGTGACAGTCAGTAACAACCAGAGCCTTCTGGCGCATGACCTCAACATGGGCAAC CTGCCGAGTCAGTTAGTAAAGGAGCCCACTGGGAGAAAAGGTCGAAGGTCAAATGGTGatgggcaggagggtaaacccagaaagaaaagaagcgAGGCGAAG CAATCAATGATGCTGGATGCTGATGGAGGCAGCATGTCCCCGGGAACCAAGCCCCACATCTGTGAGCACTGCGCTGCATCTTTTAGAAGCTCATATCACCTTCGCAGACACGTCCTCATACACACAG GTGAAAGACCCTTCAGATGCAGTCAGTGCAACATGAGTTTCATTCAGAAGTATCTTCTCCAGCGCCACGAAAAAATCCACAGTG GAGAGAAGCCATTCAGCTGTGACCAGTGTAACATGCGCTTCATTCAGAAGTATCACATGGAGAGGCACAAGAGGACGCACAGTGGAGAAAAGCCGTACAGATGTGAGACCTGCCAACAG TATTTTTCAAGGACAGACCGACTGCTTAAGCACAAGCGAACCTGTGGAGAAGCAATAAAGCAGGGGCTGGATCCCGCCATGATGGACATGGGTTGTGTAGACATGGGACATGGCAGCTATGGAATCACTCAGGGAAATGCCGGGAATACtgggaggaagaggggaaagtCCAAAAACtctggagagggaggggagcgcaagaagaagaagcagcagggggATGGAGGAGGGCTGAGGGTACCGCACATTCAAGGGGTGGTGTCTGGAGGCTACAGCATCCACGAATTCTCTCTGGAGAACCAAACGGTGTCTTCCTCTACCGAGCCAGGAGCCGTCATGCAGCAGGGCCATCACAGCAGATCCCCAAAGATGGCGTTCAAGAAGGCAAATCGTAAAGGTTTAGACAAAGCAGGTATGGGACAGGCCAAAGCAGGCTCACTGGAGCAGACTGTGGGCATGGACAGTCTTGGTCTAATGCAGGGTAACGGAGCTAAAGGAGGACCCACCAGCAGCAACTATGACGACGCCATGCAGTTCATCAAGAAAAGACGTTACCTTCACGCAGCAAACAATGCAAACTCATCCGGGCAAGTGGGAGTCGGAGGAACCAGCAGCGAGTACGAAGTCAGTATGGGACACTTGTCTTCCCAGCAGTCAGTCATTCAGGGTGGGATTGATAGTGACCCTCCTCTTAGTCTGGATAAATCAGGGATCCCAGATGAGGTGCTCCAGAGCCTCCTTGAACACTACACCCAAAAAACCGACGGCTCCCACCACGATATTCACTTTGACATCAGTGACCACCATGTGGATTTAAACCCCGTCTCAACTGAAGGCCCTGACATCGGCCACAATGCTGACAACTCCAGCCCTTCTGGAGACAAGAACGTCATGATGAACGAATACTCTCGCTTCTTGCTGCAAGCTTTGGAGCGCACCAGCCACAGTGCCAGCTTCCCTCTGGGCCCCGGGACCCCATCCTCAGGACCTTTCACAAGTTCCCACTCGGGGAATCCCATTTATGTCGACAAAAACATCTACACTACGTCTCCACTGGAGTGTGGGTTTGGCCAGTCAGCAGGCTCACCTTCGCTGCCCTCCTCTGTGCCAAAGTCTCACTTTGCGATGCTGACGAGCTCCTCGCCACAGCACggcttccacctgagcagccTGGAGGCCTCCACTCACCAGCAGCTCACCCCGTCTCAGGAGCTCAGCGACCAGATGGATAAGCACCACTCCTCGACGCCCCCTTCCTCCTATCAGATCAGTCCATCAGACCTGAGCAGCCAGAAAGACCACCGGCCTGTCAAGAACGGCACGGTGGTCTACCATTTAGCCCCCTCGCAGGATCTGGCCTCTCTGGACTCCTCCAAGCCTTCCTACCAGATAGAAAACTTTGCCCAGGCCTTTGGCCGAGGCGGCTTGTCTTACGGCACTGACTCTGGCGGGGAGGTGGATCACAGGATACGGACATCTGTGTCTGAATTCTCAGGGTATACTAGTTTGTTATCTGATGTCAATGAGCCAGTAAGTACAGGTTCCAAAACTGCAACAAGCCAAAGCTACAGATGA